GACAAGGTCAATAGCCAACTTTTTATTCTCCCGCCTTTTGCCGTCTTGCTTTGAAGAAACTTAAATTCCTATATGCACATGAACACAAGAGTTGGCAGCTGTGGTGTTGTAATACCTACAGCTTGTCTTCAACTGTTTTAAATTACCCCCGCTTTCCACATCTCCCGAATCGTCACAGAAATGACCCCACAAAACTATATTTGCCAGCACTAAACATGGTCGCCGCTAGCTTTACGGAGcggactgcgcatgcgccgatttCTCAGAGAATGAATACCAAGGAAGTGTTTTCAGTTTTGGCGCTGGATTTTGCTTGTGGAGTAAGTAAAGCTTCGGTATTTTATAAAGCTGCGCTGTAATGAGTATCCGCAATGTAAATGGTAGTAGGCACGCCTACGTGCAATTGGCTGCAGATCTATGGAACTGGTCAGGGAGTCGTGTATGTACCTCAGAGTTGTGCAACtgggatatagatagatatagatataggcTGCTGGGCTTTTAAAGGGATgactcacctttaagttatcttttagtttgTTCTTTAAACCAGTTTGCAATTCtggtaatctggttgctagggtccgaattaccctagcaaccatgcaatgataggaatgagagactgggataggaataggagagggactgaataggaagaatcaaaagtagcaataacaatatatttgtagccttacaaagcatttgtttttttagatggggtcagtgacccccgtttgaaagctggaaagtgtcagaagaagaaggcaaataattcaaaaaccataaaaatgaaaaaatgaaggccgattgaaaagctgcttagaagtagcctttctataacatactaagaatTAActcaagggcagagacaaacgttTACCTTCaaggagataagtcgcccggcgacaaatctcctcttctacgggGTGACtaatccccaaactgcctcccaccggctagaatctaaattgccggcgggatggcactcagatcgcttcattttccgaagtctcctcttgaggcaactttaggcgacttcggaaaacaaattgcaccAGTTTCCAGCCcaccagcgggaggcagtttggggagattagtcgtcctgaagaaggagatttgtcactgggcgactaatctccctgaatctgagcgtgtgtctctgccctaaaggcaaACCCCTCCTGCCGTGATAAGATAAGAAGCtaaacttgcctcatggcagcagcacccctgcttATGTATTGTAAAATTGACATTATTCTGTTTGTTTAGATCTAAATATGGAAGAAGCCAGCAGTGCTCAAGGAAACAAAGCTGGGGGCCTGAGCCCAATGAAATGCAGCCCAGGAAAAAGCAGTAGTCCTCTACTTAGAAAGAGATCCACCCCATCACCTAGCATTAAGCTGACAAGTACTGTTCCTTCAAAGAAACTCAGAACCAGTCCATGTGACTTGTCTCTAAATGAACCTCTCTCAAGCCCGCCTCCCCGAAGGAAGTCGCTAAGAAGATCTGTCGCAAAGACGCCCAAATCATTGCCGCCCGTGCATCGAATCAACACAGGTGAGaggtggaaaaaaacacagatctGTTTGTAGTAATAGACGTGCTGTAACTATCCCTGCAGGGGCGCTGCTgtaatgaggcaagttgagaatctTGCATGAAGTGATAGTGCCCTGCAGGTACACAGGAGTGGGAGGGAAAAAGCTGCTTCTggtaattttaaaggaacagttcagtgtaaaaaataaaaactaggtaaataaataggctgtgcacaataaaacatgttactaatatagtttgttagacaaaaattaaatgtataaaggctggagtgactggatgtataacataatagccagaacactacttcctgcttttcagctctctaagtagttagtgactttaaaggagaattcaaccgtaaagtaaaaagaaccctaccccccctaccctacatataccccccctccctcctccttgccccccagcctagctgctactccgggcaaatgccccttagtcttttcttacccctcggtgcagattctgtccagcggaattcacggcagccatcttcttttcggTAATCTCCAGGAAATAAGtgccgtgactttcggcgcatgcgcagttggagcaattttttgtTTCGCAATGACTGTCCATGAGCAGAAAGTCACGGTAATTGCTGAATGGGCCGGTTTCATACCGaagattagggttttttttttccaaatttcggggccacatgggatataactgttcagtgagtttgtaattgatcctccacattcagctcaggttcaaaagcaacagttatgacccatgtggcccccctcaagtcactgattggttactgcccaagagagctgcaaaacaggaagttattttagacatccagtcactccagcctttatacattacatatttggctaacaaactatattagataattttttttattttgcaaagcctatctatttaactcgtttttattttcatactgaaactttaagagccaaaattattttcttgaaaTCGGAAATTTGACTATTCTAATGGCGATCCAGCCTACCGACCCACTCCAATGCTGAAAAGTAAATCTTGGTTGGAGAGTGgtggatggcacaggggcaagaaTCACCACTGGATCATAACAGATATCTATATTTGAATTATATGGGGTCATGTTTTCGCACTTTCCATAATGTAGTAGCCCAGTGAATGCAGCACTGCCTGTTTTGGgctgtgctgtattcatggggggcaGGAGGGAGGAAGTAATTGGGTCCCCCTACCTGTCACCTAACTTATGCATCATTCAGCTGCGCCAGTTAGGGAGCGGTGGTGGATACAGGCTGCAGCAGAGCCCTGTGCTTTCTGCATCTCAAGTATGTGCACGTTCGTGAGCAGGAGTGGAGACCCCTACATACCTCCTCCCACCCCCCACGAATACTGAACGCAGGCTatactgtattcatggggtggGGGGTGACTGCAGGAGAGTGCAGATACTTGCAGGAAGGCAAagtggaaaatgcaaaaaaaaaatgtctcttgCGCTATGGCCAGAGATGTAAATGACTAGGGGTGAGCGAATTTTTTCACTGTGTTACGcccgaaaatgacgcccatagacttcaattagagaaaaaaatggggcgtgtccaaaaaaatttttatgtatCCAAAAAAATGTCACACGTCCAAAGAAAAATTGTCGGACATAGactttcgctggcggcgaatttttggcgaagcaaaacggtttaaattcgcccatccctataactGACCGCTTCTATGTCGAGAGTAAGTATTTTATGTTGCATTAGACTCTATCTCTAAATACAGATGTTAAATGTCTTAAAAGTTACCCTTTTTGCtactttaataatattttccctaaaacatataaaaaataataaaaacaatattttaatatttttagagcTCTGTGAAGCCATCAGCTTGGAGTTACCTGAAAGTGAGAGATTTTCGGAACTTCTTCAATCCTGTCTTCAGGTAATATTGGAAGgaacattgcaataaataatataatcatTGAGGGTGTCTAACATTTGATATTGCTCCGTGATtataccttttcttctcctttaaaggaacagtaacaccaaaaaaatgaaagtgttttaaagtaatgaaaatatcatgtagtgtcgctctgcactggtaaaactgctgtgtttgcttcagaaactctactatagttcatataaacaagctgctgtgtagcaatggtggaagtGGAAAAAAGTCTATACGGCACAGGTTAACTAGTggttaacagataacaccattatgttctacagagcttatctgctgtgtaacctgagcctttttgcatttgaatggctgcccccatggctacacagcagcttatttatataaacaattgtagtgtttctgaagcaaacacagcagttttacccatgcagggcaacactactttatattttttattactttaaaatataattttttttttatgttactgttcctttaaagcactggGGGTTCTTACACATACAGATATATTGCACAAGTTGTGCTGCAGCCTGAATCAACAACAGCTGTGGGTTATAATGCATGAACTGCACAGGGTTTTTCATCACATTGCCACCTTTTGCCCTTCCCTGAAGTGTCTGGAGTAACTGAAGACTGCAATGCCTACAAGTGAAACAAtttggggtccatttacttagtttgagtgaagaaatagaataaaaaaaactttgaatttggaaaaaattttttggctacttcgacctttgactacgactttgaatctaacgattcaaactaaaaatcgtttgactattcaaccattcgatagtcgaagtactgtctcttcgaccccctagttcgccaccaaaatcttaccgaggtgccatgttaggaaggtccccataggctttgtaacaatttttaggtcgaagaaaaatcgttcgatcgatggattaaaactatttttcgtttgatcaaactatttgcggtaaatccttcgacttcaaagtcgaaggatttacattcgacagtcgaaatatcgagggttaattaaccctcgatattcgaccctaggtaaatctgccccttagtattgctTATGCAAATTGTTGCTATTGGGCTGTCAACCCAACCAAGAGCCTTTGTTTTGGatattgtgtgtgtctctgtgtgcatGAGTGCTATAGCTGTTTACGTTTTTGCTTTTATAGTTCTCTTTGCAGAAACTTGAAGACTCCTTAAAACATAGTGATGGGTTTGACTCCAAGTCCTTCAATGCAAAAGGTGAGCTCTTCTTTTTTGAAAAAGCATATCCGTataaatttggggggggggtttgtagTCCCGACATAATCTCATTTAATAGCAAACCGTTGATATTGGACTGAAATATCTTACTGGACTTGTGCATATTTTCAAAGCTAGAGGATAGAGAATATAGAGTATTTATATCATGTCAAGATAGTAAAATATTACCTAGAGAATATAAAGAATTTATATCATGTCAAGATAGTAAAATATAACCTAAGTACTACCATTCATATCTTTTACAAGAAATGTGATAACTTTTGCACTTAGTTTGCCCAAAGCCacttgctgttgaaagcagccaTTGTTTACCGGTTTCTGTtctctttttctgacttttgaaacaatgtagcagaagtccgtTCTTCTAAAGGCTGCTGCTACACTGTTATGGAGGGCAgcattttaatgaatgtgtattgaaaagttgcttagaattacatttacattatgcaaaaaaaacaacagtggAGATTCCCCTTTGAAAGAATATAAACTTTACTGGATTCTTTGTATCTTATTTACCCCCACAGTGTCTTCCGTGGCACAAAAGCTAAAGCGTTTCACTGAACGACTAACCCATGATGGAACATTAAAGAAGTgcacagaagaagaagacaggTGAGTAGAGCTTTAGTTATTTTACTATGTGTTGATTTCACATTACAGTCTGTTTGCAGAGCTGTGGAGCGAGGAGCAATTTTGGGTCTCTGGAGTCTGAATCGCCAAAAATTTACCGActactaataactttaaatacaagcccataaaataattaaatcagatttaagagctgctgtgaaggaggatatggcaggagcaattctgtttctaacagtcaacatggaaaatacattaggaacagtaataccaaaaattaaagtgttccaAAGTAATTAATtatcatgcactggtaaaactggtgtgtttgcttcagaaagactagtatagtttatataaacaagctgctgtgtagccatgggggcagccattcaagcacaggatacacagtagataagataagtaatactatattttatataaacaagctgctgtgtagccatgggggcagccattcaagcacaggatacacagtagataacagataagtactactatagtttatataaacaagctgctgtgtagccatgggggcagccattcaaacacaggatacacattagataacagataagtactactatagtttatataaacaagctgctgtgtagccatgggggcagccattcaagcaatggatacacagtagataacagatcagtactactatagtttatataaacaagctgctgtgtagccatggggcagccattcaagcacaggatacacagtagataacggataagtactactatagtttatataaacaagctgctgtgtagccatgggggcagccattcaagctactggaaaaaaaggagaaaagacacaggttacatagcacataacagataagttctgtcaatacaatggtgttttatctgttatatgctatTTAACctatgccttttcttctttttttccagtagcttgaatggctgccccaatggctgcacagcaacttgtttatataaactatagtagtgtttctgaagcaaacacacagtttttatcagtgcagggcaacagttcattatattttaattagggatgcaccaaatcaaggattcggttcggaatttggcctttttcagcaggattcggaatgcatatgtaaattaggtgtgggaaggaaTATCACGTgatgttttgtaacaaaacaaggaagtaaaaaaacatttttccccaactttttcctttcctcccatccctaatttgcatacgctaattaggatttggttcgatattcacAGAAtcttggaaataaataaatatatatatatatctctcccgTCTCCTACTTTACGGCTAGGCCCcacttaacatatagaagccattggacccccagtgcccccctgatggccaCCCTGCACACCTAACTATGTATCTGTCTCTCACTGAGAGAGGGGATTTAATTGACAGTTTCCCTGTAACCCTAGCTAGGACCGCAACATATGCGGAGGTTGCATGCAAGAGGAGTACCTGGACTGGGTGAGTGGCACACTTCTACTAAGCCCAGGCcgtagtttgaggacccctgttcTATACATGGATAACTCTGTAATATTTGGCTCATAAGGTGCTTTGGAGTATAGATGAAAATACAAGGCACCTTCATAAGGTATAGTTGATGCTATACCTTATGAAGTGGCCTTAGATTTTTGGACGGAGCAACGTCCCTCACTCTCTCACCGGCCTTTCCATCTCAACACTGTAAATGTCAGAACAATTCTTTCATTTTCTACCCTATAAAATATTCATCTCTCTAAAATCGAGCTACACTAGATGCTTGGGGTAAATAGCAGGTTAATATCACCTATAAGTTACTTAAATGCCAGGTTTTATGGTGGCCTCCGTTTGGAAAGTGGATATTCCGTGACTGCCTATAAAACTGTGAGATGGTTTTATTGTGTAAAATGGCACTTTGTAGCTTTTCTTCAGTGACCTCTCCTCAACCTCAGAAATTCCGACTTCTACTGGACAGTtgagttttgctttatttttacagttgTTCAGCAACACTGCAGAATGGGTTTGATAATGTAGCACTAAAGGTACTGAGGGAGGCTATAGAAAATGTGTTTGTAGTTGTTTTATGAGCAGCAGTGGGTGTAAAACTGTGGGGCCGGCTGCTGTAGGGGGGGAAGATGTGCCTGAATTACAGATAGGGCTATGATTTCTGGTACCCTGTGGTGGGTTTGTGGtgtgaaggccagttatggtgagGTTTGcgtgaaaaattatttgctatcctagatattcttggaactatacaGATGAAGGGAGGACACGCCAATAattgaa
Above is a genomic segment from Xenopus laevis strain J_2021 chromosome 3L, Xenopus_laevis_v10.1, whole genome shotgun sequence containing:
- the dsn1.L gene encoding kinetochore-associated protein DSN1 homolog isoform X1; the encoded protein is MELVRESYLNMEEASSAQGNKAGGLSPMKCSPGKSSSPLLRKRSTPSPSIKLTSTVPSKKLRTSPCDLSLNEPLSSPPPRRKSLRRSVAKTPKSLPPVHRINTELCEAISLELPESERFSELLQSCLQFSLQKLEDSLKHSDGFDSKSFNAKVSSVAQKLKRFTERLTHDGTLKKCTEEEDSLTADPEREALKAQIGECTLKFSSESQIWEQLLEDYKKKAEDLSRHLEESKLTETPCASIPHVPTSQDSVLNSKPDYNKILAQQGAVFDCMELVLDELQESVHLLNSFLEETSQHLQRMSSQLRSKSFKPIEDSPIRKLLKVSQK
- the dsn1.L gene encoding kinetochore-associated protein DSN1 homolog isoform X2, encoding MEEASSAQGNKAGGLSPMKCSPGKSSSPLLRKRSTPSPSIKLTSTVPSKKLRTSPCDLSLNEPLSSPPPRRKSLRRSVAKTPKSLPPVHRINTELCEAISLELPESERFSELLQSCLQFSLQKLEDSLKHSDGFDSKSFNAKVSSVAQKLKRFTERLTHDGTLKKCTEEEDSLTADPEREALKAQIGECTLKFSSESQIWEQLLEDYKKKAEDLSRHLEESKLTETPCASIPHVPTSQDSVLNSKPDYNKILAQQGAVFDCMELVLDELQESVHLLNSFLEETSQHLQRMSSQLRSKSFKPIEDSPIRKLLKVSQK